From Primulina huaijiensis isolate GDHJ02 chromosome 15, ASM1229523v2, whole genome shotgun sequence, one genomic window encodes:
- the LOC140958475 gene encoding uncharacterized protein, producing the protein MENSSKILALLFISMLAVSTATTTIKPDCAKPKPKPKPKPHPPKTPTLPPIVKPPITLPPVTVPPIVKPPVTLPPVTVPPITLPPVVNPPVVLPPVVVVPPVLTPPTTTPCPPPPSPAKPATCPIDSLKLGACVDLLGGLVHIGLGDPAANECCPILGGLLEAEAAVCLCTTLKIKALNLQIYVPIALQLLLTCGKTPPPGYACSL; encoded by the coding sequence ATGGAGAACTCCTCCAAGATTTTAGCTCTTCTCTTCATTTCCATGCTCGCAGTCTCCACAGCAACCACCACAATCAAACCTGACTGTGCTAAACctaaaccaaaaccaaaaccaaaaccaCACCCGCCCAAAACCCCCACCCTCCCTCCTATCGTTAAACCACCCATAACCCTCCCACCGGTGACCGTCCCTCCTATCGTAAAACCACCCGTAACTCTCCCACCGGTGACCGTCCCTCCTATAACCCTACCGCCTGTTGTGAACCCACCGGTTGTTCTCCctccggtggtggtggtgccGCCCGTGCTGACACCACCAACCACTACACCTTGTCCCCCGCCACCATCTCCAGCGAAACCGGCCACCTGCCCCATTGATAGCTTGAAACTCGGTGCTTGTGTGGATCTTCTCGGTGGGCTGGTGCATATAGGGTTGGGTGACCCTGCTGCAAATGAGTGCTGCCCAATTCTTGGAGGGCTTTTGGAAGCAGAAGCAGCAGTTTGCTTGTGCACTACACTTAAAATAAAGGCTCTGAATCTACAAATCTACGTACCCATTGCTCTTCAGTTGCTTCTCACCTGTGGGAAGACGCCTCCTCCTGGCTACGCTTGCTCTCTCTAG